In the Acidobacteriota bacterium genome, CTGCGCCAGGTGGCCGACTACCTGAAGGCGCGTGCCGCGGTGGTCGGCGCCATCTACACTTCGAATGTGGAGCAGTATCTGTTTCAGTACGGCACGTGGCAAAGCTACTACGCCAACATCGCGACGATGCCGATTGACGAGAACAGTATGTTCGTGCGGTCGTGTTTTAACTCGTGCGCCACCACAGCGCGCTCACGATCGGCGCAATTGCTCGACCCCGTCGCGTTGCTCCTGCGCGACGTCGCCGCCGGGCGAATCCAGGCGTACTACGACGTTCTCTCGCGCAGGTGATGTCGGTGTTGCCCCTGCGTCGCGGCGTGTCAGCGGGCGTCCTGGCGCTGGCGCTTGGCCTGGTGTCTCTGGCCAGCGCGCCGGGACTGCGGGTGGACACGGGGCCGCTGCCCGAACGGCTGGGGAATGCCGAGTTCTGGGCCCTTGTGGAAGCGTTCTCGGAGCCGGGCGGTTACTTCCAGTCCGACAACCTCGTCTCGAACGAGCACACCTTCCAGTACGTCGTGCCGACGCTCGAGAAGGTGGCGCGTCCCGGCCGCGTCTATCTGGGCGTGGCGCCCGACCAGAACTTCACGTATCTGTTGGCGCTGAAGCCGCAGATCGCGTTCATCGTGGACATCCGGCGCGGCAACCTGCAGACGCAGTTGATGTACAAGGCGCTTGTCGAGTTGTCGCTCGACCGCGCCGACTTCGTCGGCCGCCTGTTTGCCCGGCCGCGTCCTGAGGGCCTCACGACGTTTTCGACGGTGGACGACATCTTCATGTCGTATGCCCGGACGGTGTCGCAGGGCGATCTCCGGACGACAGTATTGGCCGAGATGCTTGATCACCTGACGGTGACGCGCGGGTTCCGACTTGCGCCCGAGGACATCACCGGCATCGAGGACATCTACGACCAGTTCGTGAGGTTCGGGCCGTCGATCACATACTCGTCCAGTTCCTCAAACCTCTCGGGCCGGTCGGGCTTTGGGCGGTCCGGCCGTGGCCGCAGCAACTTTCCGACCTACGCAGACTTGATGCGGCAGCACGATGGCACGGGTGTCCAAAGGGGCTATCTCGCCACCGAAGAGCAGTTCCGGGCCCTGAAGCAGATGCAGGAGCGCAATCTCATCGTGCCTGTAGTTGGAGACTTCGCCGGGGAGAAGGCGTTGCGCGCGGTCGGGCGCTACGTCCGCGACCATGGAGCGACCATCGGCGCGTTTTACACATCGAACGTCGAACAGTATCTGTTCCGCAACGGTGTATGGCGCGGGTTCTACGCCAACCTGGCGGGTCTGCCCGTGGATGATGCGAGTGTCATCATCAGATCGGTCTCGCCGCGCGACGGATACCTCGGCGTGCCGCAGGGCCCCGACGGCCGCGCCAACGTCCTCGATCCGGTGGCCGCGCTCGTGCGCGACTTCCGCGCGGGCCGCATCACGTCGTACTTCGACGTCACCTCGCGCGTCCAATAGAACGCGTCCCTTCTTGTTGCGTGTGTTGTTGGGTTTCTTACCATGAAGATCCATGAAGATCCATGAAGGGCGCGGGGTTGGGTGCCCGGCTCCGCCGGGCAGCACGATCGGAGGGAAGTCCCACACGAACGCAGCTGTTTTGGTTGTCGGCTGCGTTCGTGTGGGACTTCCCTCCGATCGTGCATGCCGCCAAAGGCGGCCCCCAACCCCGCGCCTTCTGACAGCGCAAACGCCTGAGCTTCATGGAACTTCATGGCCCTTCATGGTGAAGGGCTCTTGGCCACGCTTTACGGCATCGGGTGTGCGCGCTGAATCAGGTGCAGGATGTTGCCGTCGGGATCTTCGAAGAAGACAATTCGGTTGCCGGGCGCCGGCGACGGCTCACTGAGGAACGTCACGTTCAGGTGATGCAGGCGCTCGCAGGCGGCGTCGAAGTCGTCCACGCCGATGGCCAGATGGCGAATGCCGGGGTCGGTGCGCTGGTTTGGTCCGCGCGGCCCGGTCGACGGAATGATTTCCATCAGCGCACCGCTCCGGTCGCGCAGGAACACGTTGCCATCAGAGATGTGGACGACCCTGAACTCCAAGGTGTCGCAGTACCAGGTGGCCAGGCCCTCTGGATCGGGCGCTGCGATCGCGGTGTGTTCGACCCCGTTGAACATCCGGTGGATTCTAGCCTACGATACACCCGCTCGACAGGCTGCTGAATTCGAGCACCAGAAAGATTGCACTGTGTCGAGTTCTCCAAGTCCAACGGCGTTGTCCGGTGAGGAAATTCTCGCCCGCATCCATGGGCTGCGGCACGTCAGCAATTCCGACCCCGGCAGCGACGCCGAGACACGTCGCAAACTGAACGAACACGGCATCGACGACAACGAGATCGCCAGGCAGTTGGCCACTCTGCGGTCCAACACGGCCGGTGGCGCCGGAGTGTTGATCAATTATTCACTGCTGCACAGCCTGCAACATCTGGACGTCGTTCTGACGCGATCGCCCCGACTGCCACATGCGGCCGAAGCCGCGGTGACGATCTTCCGATGCGCCGAAATCGTGCTCGGTTGCATGGCCGATCTCGCCGAGCGCATGGCCGCGAATCTTGAACGAGAGAATGTGGAGCGGTTCGTGGCCAATGCGCGCTGGCGCGCGGCGCTGCACGAGCTGCTGTACCGCCTGTCGGCGCTTGTCGTGGAGGTTGCTCCGGGCCCTGGCTCAGACAGCGACGGGTGGCTCGATATTCGTTTGTCTGGCACGTGGAAGCGGTATGAGGCGCAGACGGCCCGCCTGCAGCAGGGCCTGAAGACTCGATGGCCCGAACCGGCATCCGACATCTTTGGTGCGGGCCTGGACCGGCCGAGCCGCTTCGTGTTCTTCAACGAATTCGTCAACACCTCCGACGAGCGCATCTGGTTGTCGCGCCTGAGCCGCGTACGCCTTGCCGGAGTGTCAGCGCACGAAGGAGAAGACGCCGCGGGTTTCTACGAACGCATTATTGGCGCCGAAGACATTGCCGCCATGCTGGCCGCACTTGAGACCCACGAGGAAACCGACCTTCTGCCGTTCCGCGTGGTGCACCAGGTCTCGGAAGTCATCGCCAACACCGTGCACCAGCATCTGAGCGACGTCGTCGAGTCGGTGCTCGATGCCGGCATACCGTTGGCGGATGCCGCACGCGTGTTTGAGGTCGCGAATCGGCTGCTGGCTGGTGTTGATGACAGCATCAAGATGATGTTGCGCGCGCTGACGCCGGCCGCGTACAGCGCTGTGCGCCCCAATCTCGGCATGGTCCAGGGCACGTCGTCGGTGGTGTTGCGCAAGGTCCTGTTCAACACCGTCTACCCGATGTTGGTGCGCGCGTACCGGCTGCGGCTTTGCGCCGGGGCAGCCGAATCGGCCGGCGATGATGCGGTGGTGGAGGCCGAGGCGCGCGAGCGACTACTTGGCAGCGGTGAGGTTCAACGGCAGGAAGCGGCCATCCTTCGCAGCCTGGTCGTGCTCTACCAGCATGTGCGGACGTGGCGCGACAACCACCTGCAACTGCCCAAGACCCATCTGGGTATCAGTCCGCCTCAGGCGCCGCCCACGGTGTCGTTGTCGGGATCGGATGGCGCGGTGGGCATCGCGCACCAGTTGCGACGGGTTCATGGTGCCGACCCGATTACGCCGCTGTACCGAGCCGCCCTGGGCACCGAGCCGCCGCCGGTTCATCCGATGATGGCCGAAGGTGGTTTCGACCAGTACATGGCCACCCAGACGGCCACCGCGGTCTTCGACGTCTACGGCGTCGTGCAGAAGCGCTTCGACGAACGCAAACGCCGGCTCGCCGGAAAACCCGCCGGCCGGGGCTAGTCAGATGGCAGCGCCGTCTCCCGCCAGGGACCTCCTGGGCTACGTCGGCATCTTCGCGCGCTTTCCGCGCGTCCTGCGCCGCTTCATCCGAAACCCGCTGACGCTCCCCGAGGCCCGCCGCCTGGTCCGTGAACAGCTGGCCCAACGCGACCAAAGTTTCCTCCGGCTCATGGAGACGTGTGTCTTCGGACATCCGCAGAGCCCGTATCGGCCGCTGCTGGAGATGGCCGGGTGCGAACTGGGAGACGTGCGGGCGATGGTGGCTGGCAAAGGCGTGGATGACACACTCCGCGCCTTGCGCGCCGCGGGCGTATACGTCACGTTCGAAGAGTTCAAGGGGCGTAAGCCCATCGAGCGCGGAGGCAGAAGCTACGTCGTCGCGGCGTCGGATTTTGACAATCCGAACGCCCGCCGCGATCTGACGCTCACCACCGGCGGCTCCACGGGCCAGGCGAATCTTGTGTATCAGGATCTGGATCACGTCGGCGAACTGGCGGTCAGCGAAATGGTGGGGTTGGCCGAACACGGTGCGCTCGACGCCCCGACCGTCCACTGGTCTCACATCCTGCCCGGCAGTGGCGTCAGGTACCTGCTGGAGCGAGTGCGGCACGGGCAGTTGGAACACCGCTGGTTCAGTCCCGGCGGCTGGCGCGATACGAAGGCCTGGCGGAAGTACGCTGCGGCCACGAAATACATGGTCTGGTGCCTGAGGCGCGCGGGCGTGCGTATTGACGGTCCGGTGATTGTCCGCCCCGACGACGCCCTCGTGGTCGCTCAGGCCGTGCGGGATGCGATCGATCGTCACGGCCGCTGCCTGGTGCGCACTCCGGTCAGCCTGGCCGTCCGGATGTCGCTGGCGGCCCGCGCCGCCGGTTTCAGCCTCGAAGGTGCTGTGGTGCGAGTCATGTCGGAGCCGCTGACGCCTGCCAAGCGGCAGCGCATCGAAGAGTCGGGCGCGCGCGTGATGGCCGGCTACGGCAGCATCGAGACGGGCGTCATGGCGCACGGCTGCCTCAATCCCAAACATGCCGACGACGTCCATCTGCTGCAGGACGCGTTTGCCCTGATCGACCATCCGCATACGGTGCCGGGCACCGACACGGTCGTGCGTGCCTTCAACCTGACCGGACTCCGTGCGTCGGCGCCGAAGGTGATGCTCAACTACCAGATCGACGATCACGGCGTGGTGGAGCGCCGCCGTTGCGGCTGCGGCTTCGATGCACTCGGCTACGACGTGCATGTGCACTCGATCCGCAGCTACACGAAGCTGGTGGGGGAGGGCGTGACCCTGGTCGGCAACGACCTCCTGCGCATTCTCGAAGAGGTTCTGCCTGAGCGGTTTGGGGGGACCACGCTCGATTACCAGTTGCAGGAGCAAGAGGACGAGCACGGGCTCACGCGTCTTGTGCTGGCCATCAGTCCGCGCGTGCATTTGGCCGATGAGGCCGAGGTCGTGGAGTTTCTGCTCCAGCAACTCAGCGCGACGTCGCCCATGGCGGATGCGGCCGGCTCCGTGTGGCGGCGCGCCGGCACCCTGCGCGTCGTCCGGCGCGAGCCCGTCCTGACCGCGCGCACCAAGTTCCAGTCGTTTCACACGGTGCGCAAGCCGCAGTGACGCCTCAGTAGCGCCAGGCCGTGACATCGGCGCCCTTCGGCGCGTGTTTCACGATGTGATTCACCATACGTTGATGCAGGTCGGCTCCGCGCGGTCCCCAGCAGTGAGGCGCCATCGGCTGGAAGACCACCTCGCCGGTGAAGGGCGGGTCCTTGGCACGCTCGCGGAAGAAGTCATCGAGTTGCCGCACACCCATGTTCAGGTAGTACGAGTCCATGTCGCCGATGTAGACGTGTGTCTTGTGCGCCACCTTCGGCCCGAGCGTCGTCCAATTCGTCTCGAGAATGTGTCGCAGGTCGTACTTCTTCCACGACGCTGCCACGGTCTTGTTGATGACGCCGGTCTTTTTGTCCCACAGGCGTTGCGGGTAGCCGTCGGTGCCGACTGGCGAATATGTCGCTTCCCAGATATCCCACTGGCCTCCCGACCGCGATTTGTCGCCGACGATGAGTTCGTACCAGTTCTCGTCTTTCATCATGGAGACGATGTTGCCGTCTGGGCGGCGCTGGTTGGGTCGCTCGATGCGGGTCCAGTCGCGATCGAGCCAGTAGGCGTTGGCGTCCTCGTAGATGTTGACGATCTGGTGATAGCGGAAGTCCACGCCATCCGGGCACAGCGAGAATGTGCCGCCGTAGAAATCGGGATACAGCACCTGGAGGGCCAGGGCGATCCAGCCACCGGTGGAGCCGCCCGTGAGGACGCGGGCCCAGGGTTCGCGAATCACGCGAAAGCGGGTTTCGATGGCCGGCACCAGTTCGTTGAGAATCGCCGTGCCGAACGGGCCGTTGTTCTCAGAGTCAACGGCATACGAGTCGTCGTAGTACGGCGACGGGTGCTGCAGCGTGACGTAGATCACGCGCGGCGTGCCGTCGGCCAGCCAATACTTGCGGAAGGCCTCGTCGCGATCGAAACCCGCGGGCGCGGCCGTGGAAAAGTGCCCATGCTGAAAGACGATGGGGTACTTCACGTCGGGGTGCTTGTCGTAGTCGCGGGGCAGCAATACTGTGGCGCCCAGAAAAATCGGGTGCCCCCACCACTTGGTGAGGATGTCGCTCTGAATCTTGAAACGCTTGACGTATTCGGTGTCGGCCGGGGGCGTGATGGGCGGGATGACCTTGTCGGCCACGAGTCGAATCGGGCTGCCGGCGGCGGGATTGACGGTGACTTTGACCGGGTCGCCGAAGAGGTTGCCCGGCGAGGTCCGCCAGTCCTGGCCTTCCCACTGGTCCATGTGGAGCCAGACCGTGTGACCGTCGGCCCTCGGGAACCGCGTGTAGACGTTGACGAAGGGTTGGACCCAGTATTCGCCTGCGGGCAACTGCCCCAGGGTGGCGACCGGGTGGCCCTGGACGGCCGGATTGAACCGAACCTCGGAGCCCGGGGCAAGATCGGTCACGGCGACCGAGAAGAGAGGGGCCCCTACCGGACCCGCCTGCCGCACCGGGGTTTGCCGTTCATTGACCCGGCTGATGGCCACATAGACCATGCCGGTGACGGCCTCGGGCCTGGCGCCGGCGGCAAAAGACACCGTAAACATTGGCTGGACCGCCTGGTCGGCGGCCAGGTTGAGGGCGGGGGCCAGGGTGAGGGCGAGCAGCGCCGCCAGGGCAAAACGTCTGAGCATGGGCGGATCTTGGCAGGAAAGGGGACGGGTGTCGATCTGTGGAAACTCCCGAGCGAAAACGACCTCTGAGGAGAAAAACGACCTCTGAGGTAGTTTTTTTCAAAGTAAGCAACAAAAACTACCTCAGAGGTCGTTTTTTTCCTCCAGAGGTCGTTTTCCTGGGGGAGTTTTCCACAGACCGACACCCGTCCCCCTTTTTTTCGTAGGTACGTTGCTGTTGAAAGGTTGTTCTGCTAGACTCGACAGGTTCTTCGGGCTGTAGGACACCCTATCTATAGCCCGCATCAAGCCGAACGAACGAATCAGGCTTGGCTGTAACTGAGCGATTTGCCCGCCGCGTCATGCGCGGTCACTGCAATCGCCACGCTGACACCAGCAATAGGGGGAATGTCTCAAGTACCGAACCGCGAGGTGACTCGTCGTTCCCAGGCTTGAGGCGACATGCATCGCCGGATGCTGGCGACGCCATTGGCGTTGCCGTCTGGCGACTCGCGTGACCGACGTATTTGTGAGTGGGACGAGAAGGTTTCAGCTATGCCGACGATTAGCCAACTGGTTCGCAAGGGTCGAGACCGGGTGCTCTGGAAGACCAAGAGCCCCGCACTGCAGGGCAGCCCGCAAAAGCGCGGCGTGTGCGTGCGTGTGTTCACCCAGACTCCCAAGAAGCCGAATTCCGCGCTGCGCAAGGTCGCCCGCGTGCGCCTGACCAACGGCATTGAAGTGACCACCTACATCCCGGGCGTGGGCCACAACCTGCAGGAGCACTCGCTGGTGCTCATCCGTGGCGGCCGCGTCAAGGACCTGCCGGGTGTGCGGTATCACGTCGTGCGCGGCACGCTCGACACGGTGGGTGTCGCGGGCCGTATGCAGGGGCGTTCGAAGTACGGGGCCAAGCGCCCCAAGAAGGCATAAGGGGAAGCCATGCCGCGTAGAAGAGAGATTGCCAAACGTGAAGTGCCCGCGGACCCGATTTACGCGAGCCCGCTGGTCACCAAGTTCATCCGCACCATCATGGAAGATGGCAAGCGCAGCACGGCCGAACGCATCATGTATGGCGCGCTCGACATCGTGAAGGAAAAGACGGCCGACGATCCGCTCAAGGTCTTCAAGAAGGCCGTGGACAACGTCAAGCCGGCGCTGGAAGTGAAGTCGCGCCGCGTGGGCGGCTCCAACTACCAGGTGCCGATCGAGGTCAACCCCACCCGTCGTTTGTCCCTGTCGCTCCGCTGGCTGTCGGGCTTTGCCGCCGACCGCGGCGACGGCAAGACGATGCAGGAAAAGCTGGCCAACGAATTCATGGATGCGGCGAACCTGCGCGGTGGCGCGGTGAAGAAGCGCGAAGACGTGCACCGCATGGCCGAAGCCAACAAAGCGTTCGCGCACTACCGGTTCTAACGATCATGGCGAGACAAGTTCCCCTGTTGCGCTGCCGGAATATCGGCATCATGGCGCACATTGATGCCGGCAAGACCACGACGACCGAGCGCGTACTGTTTTATACGGGCATCACCTACAAGATCGGCGAAGTGCACGAAGGCACCGCCGTGATGGACTGGATGGAGCAGGAGCAGGAGCGCGGCATCACGATTACGTCGGCTGCCACCACCTGCACGTGGCGCGACATCCGCATCAACATCATTGATACCCCCGGCCACGTCGACTTCACGGCCGAAGTTGAGCGCTCACTGCGCGTGCTCGACGGCGCCGTGGCCGTGTTCGACTCGGTGGCCGGCGTCGAGCCACAGTCCGAAACGGTCTGGCGCCAGGCCGACAAGTACCGCGTGCCGCGCATCTGCTTTGTGAACAAGATGGACCGCATCGGCGCGGACTTCCTGCGCACGTATGAGCAGATCACCACGAAGCTGCAGGGCAATCCGGTGGCCATCCACCTGCCGATCGGCTCCGAAGACAAGTACCTGGGCGTGGTGGACCTCATCCAGATGAAGGCTCTCGTGTGGGAAGCCGACGCCGCGATGGGTTCGGAAGCCACGGTCAAAGAAATTCCGGAAGACATGATGGAACTCGCCAAGGAGTTCCGCGAGAAGCTGATCGAAAAAGTCAGCGAAGTGGACGACTCGATTCTCGAGAAGTACCTGCACGGCGAAGAGATTCCGGCCGAACAGATCAAGGCCGCCATTCGCAAGCGCACCATTTCGTCCGTGCACAAGGAAAAAGCGGCCTTCGTGCCGGTGATCTGCGGCTCGGCCTTCAAGAACAAAGGCGTGCAGCCGCTGCTCGACGCCGTTGTGGACTTCCTGCCCTCGCCGCTCGACATTCCGTTTGTCACCGGGATCGACCCGAACGGCGGCGAAGGCGCCACCACCGAGCGTCGTCCCGATGACGATGCGCCGATGTCGGGGTTGGCGTTCAAGATCATGACCGACCCGTTTGTCGGCCAGCTCACGTTCATCCGGCTCTACTCGGGGCAGTTGGTCTCGGGCCAGGCGGTCTACAACTCGACCAAGCAGAAGTCGGAGCGTATTGGACGCCTGCTCAAGATGCACGCGAACAAGCGTGAAGAAATCAAGGAAGTGCTCGCCGGCGACATCGCGGCGGCCGTGGGCCTGAAATCAGTCTCAACGGGCGACACGATTTGCGACGAGAAGCACCCCGTGATTCTTGAAGCGATGGACTTCCCGGAGCCGGTCATTTCGCTCGCCATCGAGCCGAAGACCAAGGCCGACCAGGAAAAGCTGGGCCTGGGCCTGTCGAAGCTGATGGCCGAAGACCCGACCTTCCGCGTGAAGACCGACCAGGACACCGGTCAGGTGGTCATCGCCGGCATGGGCGAACTGCACCTGGAAATCATCGTGGACCGCCTCAAGCGCGAGTTCAGCGTGGAAGCCACCGTCGGCAAGCCTCAGGTGGCCTACAAAGAGACCATCACGAAGGCCGCGCAGGGCGAAGGCCGCTACATCAAACAGACCGGTGGCCGCGGCCAGTACGGTCACGCGAAGATTCGCCTCATTCCCCGCAAGCCGGGTGAGGGGTACCTCTTCGAGAACAAGATTGTCGGCGGCACGATTCCGAAGGAATTCATCAAGCCGATCGACCAGGGCATCCAGGAAGCGCTCACCACGGGCGTGCTTGCCGGCTACCCGATCGACGACGTGCTGATTGAGCTCTATGACGGGTCGTACCACGACGTGGACTCAAACGAAATGGCGTTCAAGATCGCCGGGTCGATGGCGTTCAAGGACGCCGCCGCCAGGGCGCATCCGGCGCTGCTCGAGCCGGTGATGCGCGTGGAAGTGACGGTGCCCGAAGATCACATGGGCGATGTCATCGGCGACATTACGAGCCGGCGCGGCCACATCCAGTCGATGGACTCGCGCGGCGGGACGCAAATCATCAATTCGCGCGTGCCGTTGTCCGAGATGTTCGGATATTCGACCGACCTGCGGTCACGGACCCAGGGGCGCGGCGCCTACTCGATGCACTTTGATCGGTATGAGCAGGCGCCGGCGGCAATCAGCCAGGAAGTTATTGCGCGCGTGCAGGGAAAGTAGACCATGGCCACTACATTCAGCGACAAAATCCGCATCAGGTTGAAGGCGTACGACTACCGGGTGCTTGACCAGTCCACGACCGAAATCGTCGAGACGGCAAAGCGCACGGGCGCCCGCCTGGCCGGCCCCGTGCCGCTGCCCACTGAGAAGAACAAGTGGACGGTGCTGCGGTCGCCGCACGTGGACAAGAAGTCGCGCGAGCAGTTCGAGATTCGGACCCATCGGCGGCTGATTGACATCTTTGAACCGACACCGCAGACCGTGGACGCGCTGATGAAGCTCGACCTGCCGGCCGGCGTCGACGTCGAAATCAAGGCGTTCGGGAAGGAACACAAATAATGGTCACCGGAATTCTCGGTCGCAAGCTGGGCATGACCCAGATCTTCCTGCCGGACGGCACGGCGGTGCCGGCGACGGTCATCAAGGCCGGACCGTGTGTGGTGGTGCAGGCCAAGACAGCCGGCAAGGACGGTTACGAAGCCGTGCAGCTCGGTCTGGTGGATGCCACCCCCGCGCCCGCCAACAAGGCCACCGCGGGCCACTTCAAGAAGGCCGGCGTCCCTGCCACGCGCATTCGTCGCGAGGTTGCGGTGGCCAAGGGCGCTGAAGCGCCGAAGCCCGGCGATCAGGTGCTCGTGGACATGTTCAAGGCCGGCGAGCGCGTGGACGTGGTCGCGAACGGCCGCGGCAAGGGGTTCCAGGGCGTCATGAAACGGCACGGGTTTTCCGGCGGCGCCGCGACCCACGGTTCGATGTTCCACCGCGCCCCCGGCTCGATCGGCGCGTCCTCGTATCCGTCGAGGGTGGTCAAGGGCATGCGGATGGGTGGCCGCATGGGCGGCAAGCGCATCACGACGCTGAACCTCAAGGTGGTGAGCATTGACACCGAGCAGAACCTGCTGGTGTTGCGCGGCGCAGTGCCTGGCGCACCCGATGGCGTGGTGCTGGTGCGGCGCGCGGTCGCCAAGAAGAAGGATCCGCAGCCCCAGGTCGAGAAGGCCAAAAAGGGAAAGAAGTAGGCCATGACTCTAGATGTAGTCAATTCGCAGAATCAGAAGGTCGGCGCCGTCGACCTGAGCGATGCGGTATTCGGCGGCACCATCAAGAAGGATCTCGTCTGGGAATCCGTGGTGCGCGAGAACGCGTCGGAACGTCGCGGCACGCATGCGACGAAGAACCGCGCACTGGTCAGTGGCGGCGGCAAGAAGCCCTACAAGCAGAAGGGCACAGGGCGCGCGCAGGCTGGGTCGTCGCGGTCGCCGCTGTGGCGCAAGGGCGGCACGGTGTTTGGCCCCCAGCCCCGCAGCTATGCCTACCAGTTGCCGAAGAAGGTGGAGAAGGGTGCGCTTCGCGCCGCTCTGCAGTCGCGGCTCAAGGACGGCGTGGTGACGATCGTCGACGAAATCTCGGTCGGCGAGGTCAAGACGAAGGGCGCCGTGGAATTCCTCAAGCGGCTCGGCGCGACCGGCAAGACGCTGGTGGTGGACGTGCAGCTCAATGAAAACTTCGTGCTGTCGGCGCGCAACATCGCCGGCGTCCGGATGGTGCGGAGCGGGCGGTTGACCGCGCGTGACGTGATGAATACCGGGCGGATCGTGGCCACGCGCGCCGCGGTGGAACGCCTGCAGGAGGTGTTGGGATGAAAACGACACGCGTCATTCGTCGTCCGTTGATCACCGAGAAGACCACGGTTGCCAGGGAAACCGGCAACGTGATGGTGTTCGAAGTGGCCCGCGAGGCGACCAAGATTGATATTCGTAGGGCCGTCGAGACCCTGTTTGGCTCGAAGGTCGCCGCAGTGCGCACGCAGTTGCAGCACGGCAAGATCAAGCGCCAGGGACGTTTCTCGGGACAGCGACCGGACTGGAAGAAGGCATGGGTCCGGTTGAAGGCTGGCGAGAAAGTGCCTGAGTTCCTGGAAGGGGCCTAAAGGATCATGGGGATTCGTAACTACAAGCCCACCTCACCGGCGCGCCGGTTCTACAGCGTGCAGACGTTCGACGAGATCACCTCGACGACGCCGCACAAGCCGCTGCTCGAACCGCTGCACCGCTCAGGGGGCCGCAACAACAAGGGCGAGATCACGTCGTGGTGGCGCGGTGGCGGCCACAAGCGCAACTATCGCGTCATCGACTTCAAGCGCGACAAGTTCAATATCCCCGGCAAGATCACGACGGTCGAGTACGACCCGAACCGCAGCGCGCGTATTGCGCTCGTGACCTACGCCGATGGCGAAAAGCGCTACATCCTGCATCCGCTCGGGATGAAGGTGGGCGACCCGGTGATGTCGGGCGACGGCGTGGACATCCTGCCGGGCAACTGCCTCAAGCTGAAGCTGATTCCCCTGGGCACCATGGTGCACAACGTGGAACTCAAGCCCGGCAAGGGCGGCCAGATCGCGCGGTCGGCCGGCTCGGCCGTGCAGCTGGTGGCGAAGGACGGCGAGTACGCATCGGTGAAGATGCCCTCGAGCGAAATCCGTCACATCAACAGCGAGTGCCTGGCCACCATCGGGCAGGTGGGCAATCTCGACCACGAGAACATCTCGATCGGCAAGGCCGGTCGCAGCCGGTGGCTGGGCAAGCGGCCGCACGTGCGCGGCGTCGCCATGAACCCGGTGGACCACCCGCTCGGCGGCGGCGAAGGCAAGACCTCGGGTGGACGTCACCCGGTCACGCCGTGGGGTATTCCGACCAAGGGCTACAAGACGCGCCGTAACAAGCGCACGGATTCGTTCATCGTCGAACGGCGGAAGAAGTAGTTATGGGCAGATCACTCAAGAAGGGCCCGTTCATCGACCTGCACCTGCTCGAGAAGGTGGAAGCCATGAACCGGGCGAACGAGAAAAAGGTCATCAAGACCTGGTCGCGCCGGTCCACGGTGGTTCCCGAAATGATCGGGCATACCGTGGCGGTGCACAACGGACGGAAGTTCATCCCCGTGTACCTGACCGAGAACATGGTTGGCCACAAGTTGGGTGAGTTCGCGCCGAGCCGGGCCTTCAAGGGCCACACGACGCGAGC is a window encoding:
- a CDS encoding VOC family protein; protein product: MFNGVEHTAIAAPDPEGLATWYCDTLEFRVVHISDGNVFLRDRSGALMEIIPSTGPRGPNQRTDPGIRHLAIGVDDFDAACERLHHLNVTFLSEPSPAPGNRIVFFEDPDGNILHLIQRAHPMP
- a CDS encoding 30S ribosomal protein S12, whose amino-acid sequence is MPTISQLVRKGRDRVLWKTKSPALQGSPQKRGVCVRVFTQTPKKPNSALRKVARVRLTNGIEVTTYIPGVGHNLQEHSLVLIRGGRVKDLPGVRYHVVRGTLDTVGVAGRMQGRSKYGAKRPKKA
- the rpsG gene encoding 30S ribosomal protein S7, with the protein product MPRRREIAKREVPADPIYASPLVTKFIRTIMEDGKRSTAERIMYGALDIVKEKTADDPLKVFKKAVDNVKPALEVKSRRVGGSNYQVPIEVNPTRRLSLSLRWLSGFAADRGDGKTMQEKLANEFMDAANLRGGAVKKREDVHRMAEANKAFAHYRF
- the fusA gene encoding elongation factor G, which gives rise to MARQVPLLRCRNIGIMAHIDAGKTTTTERVLFYTGITYKIGEVHEGTAVMDWMEQEQERGITITSAATTCTWRDIRINIIDTPGHVDFTAEVERSLRVLDGAVAVFDSVAGVEPQSETVWRQADKYRVPRICFVNKMDRIGADFLRTYEQITTKLQGNPVAIHLPIGSEDKYLGVVDLIQMKALVWEADAAMGSEATVKEIPEDMMELAKEFREKLIEKVSEVDDSILEKYLHGEEIPAEQIKAAIRKRTISSVHKEKAAFVPVICGSAFKNKGVQPLLDAVVDFLPSPLDIPFVTGIDPNGGEGATTERRPDDDAPMSGLAFKIMTDPFVGQLTFIRLYSGQLVSGQAVYNSTKQKSERIGRLLKMHANKREEIKEVLAGDIAAAVGLKSVSTGDTICDEKHPVILEAMDFPEPVISLAIEPKTKADQEKLGLGLSKLMAEDPTFRVKTDQDTGQVVIAGMGELHLEIIVDRLKREFSVEATVGKPQVAYKETITKAAQGEGRYIKQTGGRGQYGHAKIRLIPRKPGEGYLFENKIVGGTIPKEFIKPIDQGIQEALTTGVLAGYPIDDVLIELYDGSYHDVDSNEMAFKIAGSMAFKDAAARAHPALLEPVMRVEVTVPEDHMGDVIGDITSRRGHIQSMDSRGGTQIINSRVPLSEMFGYSTDLRSRTQGRGAYSMHFDRYEQAPAAISQEVIARVQGK
- the rpsJ gene encoding 30S ribosomal protein S10, coding for MATTFSDKIRIRLKAYDYRVLDQSTTEIVETAKRTGARLAGPVPLPTEKNKWTVLRSPHVDKKSREQFEIRTHRRLIDIFEPTPQTVDALMKLDLPAGVDVEIKAFGKEHK
- the rplC gene encoding 50S ribosomal protein L3, whose product is MVTGILGRKLGMTQIFLPDGTAVPATVIKAGPCVVVQAKTAGKDGYEAVQLGLVDATPAPANKATAGHFKKAGVPATRIRREVAVAKGAEAPKPGDQVLVDMFKAGERVDVVANGRGKGFQGVMKRHGFSGGAATHGSMFHRAPGSIGASSYPSRVVKGMRMGGRMGGKRITTLNLKVVSIDTEQNLLVLRGAVPGAPDGVVLVRRAVAKKKDPQPQVEKAKKGKK
- the rplD gene encoding 50S ribosomal protein L4; the protein is MTLDVVNSQNQKVGAVDLSDAVFGGTIKKDLVWESVVRENASERRGTHATKNRALVSGGGKKPYKQKGTGRAQAGSSRSPLWRKGGTVFGPQPRSYAYQLPKKVEKGALRAALQSRLKDGVVTIVDEISVGEVKTKGAVEFLKRLGATGKTLVVDVQLNENFVLSARNIAGVRMVRSGRLTARDVMNTGRIVATRAAVERLQEVLG
- a CDS encoding 50S ribosomal protein L23; the encoded protein is MKTTRVIRRPLITEKTTVARETGNVMVFEVAREATKIDIRRAVETLFGSKVAAVRTQLQHGKIKRQGRFSGQRPDWKKAWVRLKAGEKVPEFLEGA
- the rplB gene encoding 50S ribosomal protein L2 encodes the protein MGIRNYKPTSPARRFYSVQTFDEITSTTPHKPLLEPLHRSGGRNNKGEITSWWRGGGHKRNYRVIDFKRDKFNIPGKITTVEYDPNRSARIALVTYADGEKRYILHPLGMKVGDPVMSGDGVDILPGNCLKLKLIPLGTMVHNVELKPGKGGQIARSAGSAVQLVAKDGEYASVKMPSSEIRHINSECLATIGQVGNLDHENISIGKAGRSRWLGKRPHVRGVAMNPVDHPLGGGEGKTSGGRHPVTPWGIPTKGYKTRRNKRTDSFIVERRKK